The Deltaproteobacteria bacterium DNA window TAGGTCCATCCGACTAAAGCGCACTTGATCTCATGAAGTCCTAAAAATGATTGTCGTTGATCAGTCCCGGGATTTTTCACTGCCAAAACGGCTTCGGAGCATCCAGCCCGTTATAATTCCCACGGCAAGCACTAAAAAAATCATAATGGAACGTGACATCGACACCTTCCAGAACAGGAACCG harbors:
- a CDS encoding DUF1049 domain-containing protein — translated: MNYKLIFNLVLVGLLVIFIIQNVAVVDIRFLFWKVSMSRSIMIFLVLAVGIITGWMLRSRFGSEKSRD